In Deinococcus sp. Marseille-Q6407, a single window of DNA contains:
- a CDS encoding polysaccharide deacetylase family protein — MFRNGQRIKPVGSGWGGRRQHQLSWPGQVVRAVAAAFCLGAALLAPAALAQPDPDAPQLPAPLPFLAPFPPASGLPGQVQPVAPGTRPAPALPRLQLTPPIAQVFRTEYLSNGFTEVAHTVLTVTPQERQHLRPLAVFVARRVLAARPSLDEVDISVYDQGSYAGFGGPLPVLTASVPRARLDDFLAWGTRRRPYERVWVNPGNLPQFRQADRVLENVPLPSGAPASSLELQARRQGGRVGGLLYRGKDPSLPLAALTFDDAPHPLFEPLLLDLLRRSGTKATFFVIGRNATAYPYFIRDMVQQGHEVANHTYHHVRLPPLPLADAINEMRWTNTVLRQLTGKPVRYFRPPGGEYTPETLQAARALGLTTVFWTDDPGDFQNPGAATLQGRLQSKLRPGGIVLLHDNAPQMLEVLQNFLRVARQQGYHLTTVGGLPK, encoded by the coding sequence ATGTTCAGAAACGGTCAGCGCATTAAGCCGGTTGGCTCAGGCTGGGGCGGCCGCCGCCAGCACCAGCTTTCCTGGCCGGGCCAGGTGGTGCGGGCAGTTGCCGCTGCCTTCTGCCTGGGGGCCGCGCTGCTGGCGCCGGCGGCGCTGGCCCAGCCCGACCCCGACGCTCCCCAGTTGCCGGCGCCGCTGCCTTTCTTGGCGCCTTTTCCGCCGGCTTCGGGCCTGCCCGGGCAGGTGCAGCCGGTCGCGCCGGGGACCCGCCCGGCTCCGGCGCTGCCCCGGCTGCAACTCACGCCGCCCATTGCCCAGGTCTTCCGCACCGAGTACCTCAGCAACGGCTTTACCGAGGTGGCCCACACCGTCCTTACCGTGACCCCGCAGGAGCGCCAGCATCTGCGGCCGCTGGCCGTTTTCGTGGCCCGGCGTGTGCTGGCCGCGCGGCCCAGCCTGGATGAGGTGGACATCAGCGTGTACGACCAGGGCAGCTACGCCGGCTTTGGCGGCCCACTGCCGGTGCTGACGGCCAGCGTGCCGCGCGCGCGCCTGGACGACTTTCTGGCCTGGGGCACCCGGCGCCGTCCCTACGAGCGGGTGTGGGTCAATCCCGGCAACCTGCCGCAGTTCCGCCAGGCCGACCGGGTGCTGGAAAATGTCCCGCTGCCGTCCGGCGCTCCGGCTTCTTCGCTGGAACTGCAGGCACGCCGGCAGGGCGGGCGCGTCGGCGGGCTGCTGTACCGCGGCAAGGACCCCAGTTTGCCGCTGGCGGCCCTGACGTTTGACGACGCGCCGCATCCGCTGTTCGAGCCCCTGCTGCTGGATCTGCTGCGGCGCAGCGGCACCAAGGCCACCTTTTTCGTGATCGGTCGGAACGCCACCGCCTACCCGTATTTCATCCGCGATATGGTCCAGCAGGGGCATGAGGTCGCCAACCACACCTACCATCACGTGCGGTTGCCTCCGCTCCCGCTGGCCGACGCCATCAATGAAATGCGCTGGACCAATACAGTGCTGCGACAGCTGACCGGCAAACCGGTGCGCTATTTCCGCCCGCCGGGCGGGGAGTACACCCCGGAGACATTGCAGGCGGCCCGCGCTCTGGGCCTGACCACCGTGTTCTGGACCGACGACCCCGGCGACTTCCAGAACCCCGGCGCCGCCACCTTGCAGGGCCGGCTGCAAAGCAAGCTGCGGCCGGGCGGCATCGTGCTGCTGCACGACAACGCGCCCCAGATGCTGGAGGTGCTGCAAAATTTCCTGCGGGTGGCCCGGCAGCAGGGCTACCACCTGACCACGGTGGGCGGACTTCCCAAATGA